Proteins encoded in a region of the Candidatus Cloacimonadota bacterium genome:
- the rpsO gene encoding 30S ribosomal protein S15, with translation MPLNKETKKSIMQEFRIHETDTGSAEVQIALLTQRIFSITEHLKIHKKDHHSRRGLLQLIGRRRRLLDYIKKKNVNRYRKLIKALNLRK, from the coding sequence GTGCCATTGAATAAGGAAACTAAAAAATCAATAATGCAAGAGTTTAGAATACATGAAACGGATACAGGCTCTGCTGAAGTACAGATAGCCCTTCTCACACAACGAATCTTTAGTATTACTGAGCATTTAAAAATTCATAAAAAGGATCATCACTCCAGAAGGGGACTTCTGCAATTGATTGGCAGAAGAAGAAGACTCTTAGATTACATCAAAAAAAAGAATGTCAATCGTTATAGAAAACTAATTAAAGCACTTAACTTAAGAAAGTAA